From a region of the Constantimarinum furrinae genome:
- a CDS encoding Ig-like domain-containing protein has translation MKPILPTPLKLLPSFLIFITFFIGTTNNYSQNFIFADQVTFESNVDNAANATVVDSNFATLNSFGGLVAGVGDYTGELELEFPENIPANTTTYIRIDFDPDFLNCLTGGSLGSLLADSIGTVIFGNHYFNVEARDSSDATVFSATCEIPPFNGRFRVVQDALGNFYIAITPDQPYNKVYIEDNTDSLLLGTFHSMNVYHAFYYTDNQCSIDPLFTDYDGAGITLDLINIGGAGVTNAHYAIDQDPDNFSEISLGILGVIASIEQNVYFPAPYTPQDEFEITFKTDPTLLSLGILNNIQVSAYNGTLQVFSDNMASFITLDLLTLLQNGERASVPFDPGVSFDKVTIRLTSLLNVNIAQSIDFYGVNVSRPDAPTTTNSLQTFCAVDDPVVGDIQVNESNIIWYNASTGGTAYHITDPLTHGLTYYAAQIENGCESELRLEVTVHIDDTPAPTTSEPTQIFCVIDNPTVADLQATGPNIIWYDAPTGGTPYATTESLVNGQTYYASATNATGCESSSRLEVTAQIEDTPIPTTTDPTQIFCVIDNPTVADLQATGPNINWYDAPTGGTPYATTEPLVDGQIYYASATNATGCESSNRLEVTAQIEDTPIPTTTDPTQTFCMIDDPTVADLQATGPNIIWYDAPTGGTPYATTEPLVDGQTYYASATNATGCESSNRLEVTAQIEDTPIPTTTDPTQAFCMIDDPTVADLQATGPNIIWYDAPTGGTPYATTEPLVDGQTYYASATNATGCESSNRLEVTAQIEDTPIPTTTDPTQAFCMIDDPTVADLQATGPNIIWYDAPTGGTPYATTEPLVDGLTYYASATNATGCESSNRLEVTAQIEDTPIPTTTDPTQTFCVIDNPTVADLQATGPNIVWYDAPTGGTPYATTEPLVDGLTYYASATNATGCESSNRLEVTVQIEDVTSPTISSDAGSQVCLETIITYTTEPGHENYIWDVSGGIVIEGGSSVDNFVRVEWTTWENTMVSVSYDPVGECNSGALVTFNETVEICSDLTITKTVSDPNPMIGDEISFIISVTNEGPNGFENVIVQEHIQSGFELISFNATIGNYDPLSGIWTIDFLPPNETAVLTVLVRVLGTGDYTNTAIVSTTDPEDANVSNNIVEVGVLPICLVVYNEFSPNADGINDRFVIDCIESYPDNELQIFNRYGSLVYKQQGYQNEWDGTANISGVDNNGDILPSGTYYYILKINTDLIPKSGWIFLMK, from the coding sequence ATGAAACCAATTCTTCCTACTCCATTAAAACTGTTGCCCTCTTTTTTGATTTTTATTACTTTTTTTATTGGAACAACAAATAATTATAGTCAGAACTTCATTTTTGCCGATCAGGTTACTTTTGAAAGTAATGTAGACAACGCTGCTAATGCAACGGTTGTAGACAGTAATTTCGCAACCTTAAATTCTTTTGGTGGCCTAGTCGCCGGAGTTGGAGATTATACCGGGGAATTAGAATTAGAATTTCCGGAAAACATTCCTGCAAACACAACCACCTATATTAGAATCGACTTTGATCCGGATTTTTTAAACTGCCTCACCGGAGGTAGTTTAGGTAGCCTACTGGCCGATTCGATAGGTACGGTTATTTTTGGAAACCACTATTTTAACGTTGAGGCAAGAGATAGCAGCGATGCTACGGTTTTTTCAGCAACATGTGAGATCCCTCCATTTAATGGAAGATTCAGAGTCGTACAGGATGCATTGGGCAATTTCTATATTGCTATTACTCCAGATCAGCCTTACAATAAGGTATATATAGAAGATAATACCGATTCACTCCTACTGGGAACTTTTCACTCAATGAATGTTTACCATGCCTTTTATTATACCGATAATCAATGCTCTATAGATCCTTTATTTACAGATTATGATGGTGCCGGAATCACCTTAGATCTTATAAACATTGGTGGCGCCGGTGTTACCAATGCGCACTATGCGATCGATCAAGACCCTGATAATTTTTCAGAAATAAGTCTGGGAATATTAGGTGTTATCGCAAGCATTGAACAAAATGTTTATTTTCCTGCGCCATACACTCCACAAGATGAATTTGAGATAACATTTAAAACCGATCCAACGCTCCTTTCTCTTGGTATATTGAATAACATTCAGGTTAGTGCGTACAACGGAACTTTACAAGTTTTTTCAGATAATATGGCTTCCTTTATCACTCTGGATCTGTTAACCTTATTACAAAATGGGGAAAGAGCTTCTGTTCCATTCGATCCCGGTGTATCATTCGACAAGGTCACCATAAGGCTAACTTCTTTGCTCAATGTAAACATTGCTCAATCCATTGATTTCTATGGAGTGAATGTTAGCCGACCTGATGCACCCACAACAACAAATTCCCTTCAAACTTTTTGTGCTGTCGATGACCCGGTAGTTGGTGATATTCAGGTAAATGAATCTAATATTATATGGTATAATGCCTCAACGGGAGGTACCGCATACCATATCACAGATCCATTAACCCATGGTCTCACCTATTATGCCGCTCAAATAGAAAATGGATGTGAGAGCGAATTAAGACTGGAAGTAACCGTTCATATAGACGATACCCCAGCTCCTACTACATCCGAACCCACTCAGATCTTCTGTGTGATCGACAACCCTACAGTAGCCGATCTACAGGCAACAGGCCCCAACATTATTTGGTATGATGCCCCAACGGGAGGCACACCTTACGCCACGACCGAATCCCTGGTGAATGGACAAACCTATTATGCGTCGGCTACAAATGCTACGGGATGCGAAAGTTCAAGCAGACTTGAAGTAACCGCTCAGATCGAAGATACACCTATCCCAACAACAACCGATCCTACGCAGATCTTCTGTGTGATCGACAATCCTACGGTAGCCGATCTGCAGGCTACAGGCCCCAACATTAATTGGTATGACGCACCAACGGGGGGCACACCTTATGCCACGACCGAACCGCTTGTTGACGGACAAATCTATTATGCATCGGCCACAAATGCTACGGGATGTGAAAGTTCCAACAGACTTGAAGTAACCGCCCAGATCGAAGACACACCTATCCCAACCACAACCGATCCTACGCAGACCTTTTGTATGATCGACGATCCTACGGTAGCCGATCTGCAGGCTACAGGACCCAACATTATATGGTATGACGCGCCAACGGGGGGCACACCTTATGCCACAACAGAACCGCTTGTTGACGGACAAACCTATTATGCATCGGCCACAAATGCGACGGGATGTGAAAGTTCCAACAGACTTGAAGTAACCGCCCAGATCGAAGATACACCTATCCCAACGACAACCGATCCTACGCAGGCCTTTTGTATGATCGATGATCCTACGGTAGCCGATCTGCAGGCTACAGGACCCAACATTATATGGTATGACGCACCAACGGGGGGCACACCTTATGCCACAACAGAACCGCTTGTTGACGGACAAACCTATTATGCATCGGCCACAAATGCGACGGGATGTGAAAGTTCCAACAGACTTGAAGTAACCGCCCAGATCGAAGATACACCTATCCCAACGACAACCGATCCTACGCAGGCCTTTTGTATGATCGATGATCCTACGGTAGCCGATCTGCAGGCTACAGGACCCAACATTATATGGTATGACGCACCAACGGGGGGCACACCTTATGCCACGACCGAACCGCTTGTTGACGGACTAACCTATTATGCATCGGCTACCAATGCCACGGGATGTGAAAGTTCCAACAGACTTGAAGTAACCGCCCAGATCGAAGACACACCTATCCCAACGACGACCGATCCTACGCAGACCTTTTGTGTGATCGACAATCCTACGGTAGCCGATCTGCAGGCAACAGGACCCAACATTGTATGGTATGATGCGCCAACGGGGGGCACACCTTATGCCACTACCGAACCGCTTGTTGACGGACTAACCTATTATGCATCGGCTACGAATGCTACGGGTTGTGAGAGTTCAAACCGATTGGAAGTAACTGTACAAATTGAAGATGTTACCTCCCCTACTATTTCTTCAGATGCCGGAAGTCAGGTTTGTTTGGAAACCATCATTACTTATACCACGGAACCTGGGCACGAAAATTATATTTGGGACGTTAGTGGCGGCATAGTGATAGAAGGTGGTAGTTCGGTAGATAATTTTGTTAGGGTCGAATGGACTACGTGGGAAAACACAATGGTGAGTGTCTCTTATGATCCTGTTGGGGAATGTAATTCCGGAGCATTAGTGACATTCAACGAAACAGTGGAGATATGCTCAGATCTCACCATCACTAAAACAGTAAGTGACCCCAATCCTATGATAGGAGATGAAATTAGTTTTATCATTTCGGTAACCAACGAAGGACCTAATGGCTTCGAAAATGTAATTGTTCAGGAGCATATTCAATCCGGATTTGAACTTATAAGTTTTAATGCCACTATTGGAAATTATGACCCGTTAAGTGGTATCTGGACCATAGATTTCCTCCCTCCCAACGAAACAGCTGTACTGACCGTTCTGGTTCGTGTGCTGGGAACGGGTGATTATACTAATACGGCAATAGTTTCAACAACCGATCCTGAGGATGCCAATGTCTCTAATAATATTGTAGAAGTTGGTGTTCTTCCCATTTGTCTTGTGGTTTACAATGAATTCTCTCCAAATGCCGATGGAATTAACGATAGATTCGTGATTGACTGTATAGAGAGTTATCCCGATAACGAACTTCAGATTTTTAACAGATATGGCAGCCTGGTTTATAAACAGCAGGGCTATCAAAACGAATGGGACGGAACCGCAAACATAAGTGGTGTCGACAATAACGGTGATATCCTCCCTAGTGGAACCTATTATTATATACTTAAGATCAATACCGATCTCATTCCAAAATCCGGATGGATTTTCTTAATGAAGTAA
- a CDS encoding helix-turn-helix domain-containing protein, translating into MSQNANIIIDRLKLRLGLTTDNELCKMLDIKYNTLSTWKKRDTLNFNKVMELCSAHNIPLDYAFFGIEEVEKEAKKGVEDTRYFHSGTSAEVIKELKLVNTNRNLILLKVNESCNPSILSGSVVVGQKIGKKHIGENILYIIQLMSKKYIVDELRCIHLKKKQYEFKHCKDDHSLIVSDENILKAWQVLDNFNVSEMQPSELKLV; encoded by the coding sequence ATGTCTCAAAATGCGAATATTATAATAGATCGGTTAAAGCTAAGGTTAGGGCTTACCACCGATAATGAACTGTGCAAAATGTTGGATATTAAATACAATACTTTGTCTACATGGAAGAAAAGAGACACGCTCAATTTTAATAAGGTTATGGAATTATGCAGCGCCCATAATATTCCTCTTGATTATGCTTTCTTCGGGATTGAGGAAGTTGAAAAGGAAGCGAAGAAAGGAGTTGAGGACACAAGGTATTTTCACAGTGGAACGTCTGCAGAAGTAATCAAGGAGTTGAAACTTGTCAATACCAATCGCAATTTAATATTGCTTAAAGTAAACGAATCATGTAATCCTTCAATACTTTCGGGAAGTGTAGTAGTGGGGCAGAAGATTGGAAAGAAACATATCGGAGAAAATATTCTCTATATTATTCAGCTAATGTCTAAGAAATATATCGTGGATGAATTACGCTGTATTCACCTGAAGAAGAAACAATATGAATTTAAACATTGTAAAGATGATCATTCGTTGATCGTTTCTGATGAAAATATTTTAAAAGCATGGCAGGTCCTGGATAATTTTAATGTTAGTGAAATGCAACCTTCAGAACTTAAGTTAGTTTAA
- a CDS encoding OmpA/MotB family protein, giving the protein MKKLFVLTAVAVSFLTVSCVSKKKYVELENQYNDTRSTLTKTQLEKEEIEAKYAKIEERVANYNAKIQSLTESNNSRLQQYENVVLSNDDKEKMKKALANVDQNELAQAKTLEDSMNLIVSYNLKKNLDNNLIAEGEEDDITIDIDETVVMITISDKLLFNSGSYRVNPKANPLLERLATVINSEPALEVMIEGHTDAQTVKDGAYIKDNWELSVERSTAVIRTLQDKYGVAPEKLIAAGRSSYSPITDNDTAEGRAKNRRTRIVILPNLDKFLALLSAN; this is encoded by the coding sequence ATGAAAAAACTATTTGTACTGACCGCAGTTGCAGTATCGTTTTTAACGGTATCCTGTGTCTCTAAAAAGAAGTATGTTGAATTGGAAAATCAATATAACGATACGCGGTCCACATTAACTAAGACCCAACTCGAAAAAGAAGAAATTGAAGCAAAATATGCAAAGATCGAAGAAAGAGTAGCCAACTATAATGCTAAGATTCAATCCTTAACCGAAAGTAATAATAGCAGACTTCAGCAATATGAAAATGTAGTGTTATCTAATGATGATAAAGAGAAAATGAAAAAGGCTCTGGCCAATGTAGATCAAAACGAATTAGCACAAGCCAAAACTCTTGAGGATTCTATGAATCTAATCGTTTCATATAATTTGAAAAAGAATCTGGACAATAACCTGATCGCTGAAGGCGAAGAAGATGACATTACCATCGATATAGACGAAACTGTTGTAATGATTACTATTTCAGACAAATTATTATTCAATTCAGGTAGCTACCGTGTTAATCCTAAAGCAAATCCTCTTTTAGAGCGACTAGCAACAGTGATCAATAGTGAGCCGGCATTGGAAGTGATGATCGAAGGTCATACGGATGCACAAACGGTAAAAGATGGTGCCTATATTAAAGACAACTGGGAACTAAGTGTGGAGCGATCTACAGCAGTGATTAGAACCTTACAGGATAAGTATGGAGTAGCTCCTGAAAAGTTGATCGCAGCCGGAAGAAGTAGTTATAGTCCTATTACCGATAATGATACTGCGGAAGGAAGAGCGAAAAACAGAAGAACCAGAATCGTGATCCTTCCAAATCTTGATAAATTCTTGGCGTTGCTTTCTGCCAACTAA
- a CDS encoding mechanosensitive ion channel family protein: protein MSQDFSVNDSVSNLWDKLDGWLDAIILKIPNFIVAVLVMVVFYFLARLISKLVKRFLLKKIGQESIRQMLGKLIFAIVLLIGFFIALGVMELDKALTSILAGAGVIGLAVGLALQGTLNNTFSGLVLSFLPKIRIGDFVKTNDIEGFVTEISLRNIVLRKTDNEYVVIPNSKVVEEPFENYSWSERSRISVSCGVGYESDLQKVEDLVLKIIGENFEQRENEGIEFFFTEFGDSSINFITRFWISCKAPKPKLEAQHKAIKLIKMHFDDADINIPFPIRTLDFGKNKLQMNSSSD, encoded by the coding sequence ATGTCACAAGATTTTAGTGTAAATGATTCCGTATCCAACTTATGGGATAAACTGGACGGATGGCTGGATGCGATCATTCTAAAAATACCCAACTTTATAGTAGCCGTTCTCGTAATGGTGGTATTTTATTTTCTCGCCCGCCTTATCTCAAAGTTGGTGAAAAGATTTCTTCTTAAGAAAATTGGCCAAGAGTCCATTCGTCAAATGCTCGGCAAGTTAATATTTGCTATAGTACTCCTTATAGGTTTCTTTATCGCTTTAGGTGTAATGGAACTGGATAAAGCACTCACCAGTATCTTGGCAGGAGCAGGTGTCATTGGGCTGGCGGTAGGATTGGCTTTACAGGGAACCCTAAACAACACGTTTTCAGGTTTGGTGTTGTCATTCTTGCCTAAAATCCGAATAGGAGATTTTGTAAAGACCAATGATATTGAAGGTTTTGTTACGGAGATAAGCCTTAGAAACATTGTATTGCGAAAAACCGACAACGAATATGTAGTGATTCCAAATTCGAAAGTAGTTGAAGAGCCCTTTGAAAATTATTCCTGGTCTGAAAGATCTCGAATTTCGGTCTCCTGTGGTGTTGGTTATGAAAGTGACCTTCAGAAAGTGGAAGATCTGGTATTGAAAATTATAGGTGAAAATTTTGAGCAAAGGGAAAATGAAGGAATTGAGTTTTTCTTTACTGAATTTGGAGACAGCTCAATCAATTTTATTACTCGATTCTGGATAAGCTGTAAGGCACCCAAACCTAAACTGGAAGCTCAGCACAAAGCAATTAAACTAATAAAAATGCATTTCGACGATGCCGACATTAATATTCCGTTTCCAATTAGAACATTGGATTTTGGTAAAAATAAACTTCAAATGAACTCATCTTCAGACTAA
- a CDS encoding sigma-70 family RNA polymerase sigma factor, which yields MRQLKITKQVTNRETKSLNTYLQDVSKIDLITAEEEVELAQRIREGDQRALDKLTRSNLRFVISVAKQYQNQGLSLPDLINEGNVGLVKAAKRFDETRGFKFISYAVWWIRQAIMQALAEQSRVVRLPLNKIGDISKIKKVSIFLQQKYERPPTAEEIAKELDMPVRKVKSSMKNSNKSLSMDAPFKEGENENNLYDVISSGESPKPDNNLIHESLKIEIDRALNTLSPREGDVVKLNFGLGGQPPMTLQEIGDTFELSRERVRQIREKAIRRLRLDSKSHILKKFLG from the coding sequence ATGAGACAACTCAAAATTACGAAGCAGGTTACCAATAGAGAGACAAAATCTCTAAACACTTATTTACAGGATGTAAGTAAAATTGATTTGATAACCGCTGAGGAAGAAGTTGAGTTAGCACAACGTATTCGAGAAGGAGATCAACGGGCATTGGATAAATTAACCCGTTCCAACCTGCGTTTTGTTATTTCGGTGGCTAAACAATATCAGAATCAAGGTTTAAGTCTTCCCGATCTTATAAATGAAGGAAATGTTGGTTTGGTAAAAGCCGCCAAACGATTTGATGAGACACGCGGATTTAAATTTATTTCCTATGCCGTGTGGTGGATTAGACAGGCGATCATGCAAGCGCTTGCAGAACAATCACGTGTAGTTCGGTTACCCCTTAATAAGATAGGTGATATAAGTAAAATTAAAAAAGTTTCTATTTTCTTACAGCAAAAATACGAGCGACCACCTACGGCCGAAGAGATTGCAAAAGAGTTGGATATGCCGGTACGAAAGGTAAAAAGTTCCATGAAAAACTCGAATAAGAGTTTATCGATGGATGCACCGTTTAAAGAGGGTGAGAATGAAAATAATCTTTACGATGTTATCAGTTCCGGGGAAAGTCCGAAGCCGGACAACAATTTAATTCACGAATCTCTTAAAATTGAAATTGACAGAGCATTGAATACGCTCTCCCCTCGTGAAGGTGATGTGGTTAAGCTTAATTTTGGCCTTGGTGGACAACCACCTATGACCCTTCAGGAAATTGGAGATACATTCGAATTGAGCAGAGAGCGTGTGAGACAGATACGGGAAAAAGCGATTCGCAGACTGCGTCTGGATTCTAAAAGCCATATTCTAAAGAAATTTCTTGGATAG
- a CDS encoding adenylosuccinate synthetase translates to MYHPFGLTYGFQIPKEVPHPDNNSPIDLTNTADIIIYIAIPIAVLILYFIWRRKLMKSKK, encoded by the coding sequence ATGTATCACCCGTTTGGCCTAACTTATGGCTTCCAAATTCCAAAAGAAGTTCCGCATCCCGATAACAATTCACCTATTGATCTAACCAATACAGCCGATATTATTATCTATATTGCAATTCCTATTGCCGTATTGATATTGTATTTTATTTGGCGTAGAAAACTTATGAAATCAAAAAAATGA
- a CDS encoding M14 family zinc carboxypeptidase has translation MKKTLQFLLALCLLLGSIHSVLAQETFSKVAVSIESVDSMEQLNSLDLDLDHFETINSNTIAFFVTENEKAALENSGFNFEVLIPDYAEYYANMVESDLPNVENMTRGAMVANGFDLGTMGGFYTLAEMEAKLDEMKANFPNLITTKTSIGTTEEGRSIWMVKISDNPDVDEAEAAVYFDGLHHAREPSAMAVTINYMFWLLENYATDPAVQYLVDNRELYFVPVVNPDGYFYNQQTDPNGGGMWRKNRSVNAGSSCRGVDLNRNYSFGYANDPSCSSTNPCSGTYRGPMAFSEPEAIAVRDLMVQIQPNTGFSTHSTAGTYLMPYGFNSTPPEFEIYSEWASTFASDNNYLYGTTSQMLGYTSCGTTRDYLHSEGIYTWTPEIGGSGFWPPPSTIFSLVDENVYPMFFQSWIAGAYLDVQSHEPIDPVSPGQNFNLVVEVKNIGLEDTLGDVTIGLSTTASGISLPANVNLGSLAARSRVDNSTNPLVVGIDPGFSDSSFILTVSTYQDGIINESMDIPVYIGAKTLYFYDDAENGTTAWTTSGSGSSWEVLNDDSYSGTRSFGDSDGGNGSNNVLNYFSLDQPFDFSNAILPVVSFAAKWAIDNGDNVRFQYSINGGSNWQDLQTFTQNERWNIRTYELNSLTGESNVLFRFRMQSNNNTPGDGFYFDDFEVSDYDLNTLSSGGSIITESISVYPNPFDETLTIQFSADLNLISRNIELFDIQGRTISVTSEVKNNTIQISTAHLNSGLYLLKVVNENGQTTALKKIVKL, from the coding sequence ATGAAAAAAACTCTACAATTTTTGTTAGCCCTATGTCTATTATTAGGTTCCATACATTCAGTTTTGGCTCAGGAAACCTTCAGCAAAGTTGCTGTCAGTATTGAAAGTGTTGATTCTATGGAACAGTTAAATTCCTTGGATCTGGATCTTGACCATTTTGAAACGATAAATTCTAACACCATCGCTTTTTTCGTAACGGAAAATGAAAAAGCCGCACTCGAAAATTCAGGATTTAATTTCGAGGTATTGATTCCCGATTACGCAGAATACTATGCCAATATGGTTGAGAGCGATTTGCCCAATGTTGAAAACATGACGCGTGGAGCAATGGTCGCCAACGGATTTGATCTTGGGACTATGGGAGGCTTTTACACCTTGGCCGAAATGGAGGCTAAGCTCGATGAAATGAAGGCCAATTTTCCAAATTTAATTACTACCAAGACCAGTATAGGTACAACCGAAGAAGGTCGATCGATCTGGATGGTAAAGATCTCCGACAATCCGGATGTAGACGAAGCTGAAGCCGCAGTCTATTTTGATGGTTTGCATCATGCTAGAGAACCGTCGGCCATGGCGGTAACCATTAATTATATGTTCTGGTTGTTAGAAAACTATGCGACAGACCCGGCAGTACAGTATCTTGTTGATAACAGAGAGCTTTATTTTGTTCCTGTAGTGAATCCCGACGGCTATTTTTATAACCAGCAAACCGATCCCAACGGCGGTGGAATGTGGCGTAAAAACAGAAGTGTGAATGCAGGTAGCAGCTGCCGTGGAGTTGACCTGAACAGAAATTACAGCTTTGGATATGCCAACGACCCCAGTTGTTCAAGTACCAATCCGTGTTCAGGAACTTATAGAGGTCCTATGGCCTTTTCAGAGCCTGAAGCTATTGCGGTACGTGATCTTATGGTACAGATACAGCCAAATACCGGGTTCAGCACACATTCTACGGCAGGAACCTATTTAATGCCATATGGTTTTAATAGTACCCCGCCGGAGTTCGAGATCTATTCGGAATGGGCTTCGACCTTTGCATCAGACAATAATTATTTGTACGGCACCACCTCTCAAATGTTGGGCTATACGAGCTGTGGAACAACGCGCGATTACCTTCATAGCGAGGGAATTTATACCTGGACACCTGAAATTGGCGGTAGTGGCTTCTGGCCACCGCCGAGTACCATTTTTTCCTTGGTCGATGAAAATGTATATCCTATGTTCTTTCAATCATGGATCGCCGGAGCCTATCTCGACGTTCAAAGCCACGAGCCTATAGATCCTGTAAGTCCGGGTCAGAATTTTAATTTAGTTGTTGAAGTAAAGAATATTGGCCTGGAAGATACTTTAGGCGATGTTACGATAGGACTGTCAACCACGGCTTCGGGTATTAGCCTACCCGCCAATGTTAATTTAGGAAGCTTAGCAGCCCGAAGCAGAGTTGATAATTCAACTAATCCGCTGGTTGTTGGCATAGATCCCGGATTTTCGGATAGTTCTTTTATTCTTACAGTTTCAACGTATCAGGATGGGATTATTAATGAAAGTATGGATATTCCGGTATATATTGGAGCCAAGACGTTATATTTTTACGACGATGCGGAAAACGGGACTACGGCATGGACTACTTCCGGTTCTGGTAGCAGCTGGGAAGTACTTAATGACGACTCTTACAGCGGGACCCGAAGTTTCGGGGATTCGGATGGGGGAAATGGATCTAACAACGTCCTCAATTATTTTTCCTTAGATCAACCATTCGATTTCAGTAATGCGATTTTACCGGTTGTATCATTCGCCGCTAAATGGGCTATTGATAATGGAGATAATGTGCGATTTCAATACTCTATAAACGGTGGAAGTAACTGGCAGGACTTACAGACCTTTACTCAAAATGAGCGTTGGAATATACGTACCTACGAACTTAATTCCTTGACAGGGGAGAGTAATGTATTGTTTCGATTTAGAATGCAATCGAATAATAATACTCCCGGCGACGGATTTTATTTTGATGATTTTGAGGTTTCTGATTACGATCTCAATACCTTATCCAGCGGTGGATCGATCATCACTGAGAGCATTTCTGTATATCCGAATCCGTTTGATGAAACCCTTACTATTCAGTTTTCAGCAGATTTAAATCTAATTTCACGGAATATTGAACTTTTTGATATTCAAGGAAGAACGATCTCGGTCACTTCCGAAGTAAAAAACAATACGATTCAAATTTCAACCGCACATTTAAATTCTGGCCTTTATTTATTGAAAGTTGTAAATGAAAACGGACAAACAACGGCCCTAAAGAAAATTGTAAAACTTTAA
- a CDS encoding YqaA family protein, which produces MRTKESGLKRLHKYYSLTGFYSFVGSALKKAALPIIGFVLLIVILDLFVIDFSSVFTYITENYAPVGILSVFFVSESLLGLIPPEIFIAWSDKTAAPVVYLSLLAVLSYLGGITSYFIGKWILRIPSVYQYVEVKMKKHLRNVRKWGGFLIIVGALLPIPFSMTSMAAGTINYKFRNYLLFGTLRFVRFYLYAIAIFSLV; this is translated from the coding sequence ATGAGAACCAAAGAAAGTGGTCTTAAGAGACTTCATAAATATTATAGTTTAACCGGATTTTATTCCTTTGTAGGTAGTGCTCTTAAAAAAGCAGCTTTGCCCATTATAGGGTTTGTCCTGTTAATCGTAATTTTAGATCTTTTTGTAATTGATTTCAGCAGTGTCTTTACATATATTACCGAAAATTATGCTCCTGTAGGCATTCTTTCTGTATTCTTTGTTTCTGAATCCCTATTGGGATTAATACCACCTGAAATTTTTATCGCTTGGTCCGATAAAACGGCCGCACCTGTTGTTTATTTAAGTCTGTTGGCCGTACTTTCATATCTTGGAGGTATTACCTCATACTTTATAGGCAAATGGATACTTCGAATACCTTCGGTATATCAGTATGTGGAAGTAAAAATGAAGAAGCACCTACGCAATGTTAGAAAATGGGGAGGATTCCTTATCATAGTAGGAGCGCTGTTACCTATTCCATTCTCTATGACGAGTATGGCTGCGGGTACGATCAATTACAAATTCCGAAACTACCTGCTGTTCGGTACGCTACGCTTCGTACGTTTCTATTTATACGCAATTGCGATCTTTAGTTTAGTGTAG